In a single window of the Tellurirhabdus bombi genome:
- a CDS encoding penicillin-binding protein 1A yields the protein MFEFQSGTYRKLIARIWRFALVGIILLIFYVVAVSFNFLWLFGGMPSLKALENPKSELASEVYSDDNVLLGKYYLENRTPIEISQVSPNVISALLATEDARFVKHSGIDARSMFRAVSGVLTGRASSGGGSTLTQQVAKNLFETRTQKYRGYLGSIPFVRTVIDKTKEWILAIRLERNYTKQEIMMMYLNTVSFGNNTYGIKTAAKTYFNKEPWQVNVEEAALLVGMLQNPTLWNPRRYEDRALTRRNVVLSQMRKYNFLTDEQFALYKAKPIKMDITIENQNTGPASYFRSVIKDEVQKWIEEYNDAHPDAELNLYTSGLKIYTTIDSRMQKYAEEAVYEHMRDQQKKFYEHWRGRNPWVFKDKNKNWKELPNYIEGAVKKTPRYQLLKQEYGDDEKAIWRELRKPTKMRVFTYGGRLNQKDTTMSSLDSIKYYKRFLNVGFMSMDPRSGYVKAWVGGINFKHLKYDHVRQGRRQPGSTFKPFVYLTALDNNFLTPCDRVTDQPITFAPYEDHNGPRSWTPNNSTGHYSYQPLTLRQALGGSVNSVSAYLIKQAKSQTVVDYARKLGIESPLQANPTLCLGTSDVSVYEMVAAYCTFVNGGYRLKPLTILRIADKNGNVLKEFFPDTKLVINSNTAYQMLYLMRGAVEDPNGTSQRLRHQYKLTEGGNEIAAKTGTTSSYSDGWFMGMTQHLVSGLWVGGDDRSIHFRDMAFGQGARLAMPAWALYMQKIYGDKTLQKGRYPYAREPFRKPDGFNLALDCGSNTYIDSSQRYIPPKVIESGEEEILN from the coding sequence ATGTTTGAATTTCAATCGGGGACGTATCGAAAACTGATTGCACGAATCTGGAGATTTGCCCTTGTGGGTATTATCCTGCTGATTTTCTATGTTGTCGCCGTAAGTTTTAACTTTCTTTGGCTGTTTGGCGGTATGCCTAGCCTGAAAGCGTTAGAAAACCCCAAAAGTGAACTGGCTTCGGAAGTTTATTCCGATGACAATGTTCTGCTTGGTAAATATTATCTCGAAAATCGAACTCCAATCGAAATATCGCAGGTATCTCCTAATGTGATCTCAGCCCTGCTGGCTACGGAAGATGCGCGTTTTGTGAAGCACTCTGGTATTGATGCCCGCTCTATGTTTCGGGCTGTCTCGGGTGTTTTGACGGGGCGTGCAAGCTCAGGGGGTGGCAGTACCCTGACGCAACAAGTAGCTAAGAACCTCTTTGAGACTCGTACGCAAAAGTACCGGGGCTATCTGGGGAGTATTCCTTTTGTCCGAACTGTAATCGACAAAACGAAGGAATGGATTCTGGCAATTCGCCTTGAACGAAACTACACAAAACAGGAGATCATGATGATGTACCTGAATACAGTTTCGTTTGGAAATAACACGTATGGGATAAAAACCGCCGCCAAGACTTATTTTAACAAGGAACCCTGGCAGGTAAACGTTGAAGAAGCTGCTCTGCTGGTCGGAATGCTGCAAAACCCTACGTTGTGGAATCCCCGCCGGTACGAAGATCGGGCCTTGACGCGCCGGAACGTTGTTTTGTCGCAGATGCGGAAATACAATTTTCTAACGGATGAGCAATTTGCGTTGTATAAGGCGAAACCAATCAAAATGGACATCACCATTGAAAACCAGAACACGGGACCTGCGTCCTATTTTCGTTCTGTTATCAAAGATGAAGTTCAGAAATGGATTGAGGAATACAACGATGCCCACCCCGATGCAGAGCTAAATCTGTATACTAGCGGTCTTAAAATTTACACCACGATTGACTCCCGCATGCAGAAATATGCCGAAGAGGCCGTTTATGAGCACATGCGTGATCAGCAGAAGAAGTTTTATGAACACTGGCGCGGGCGTAATCCCTGGGTGTTCAAAGACAAAAACAAGAATTGGAAAGAACTCCCCAATTATATTGAAGGTGCTGTCAAAAAGACGCCACGTTATCAGCTCCTGAAACAGGAATACGGCGATGACGAAAAGGCAATCTGGCGCGAATTGCGTAAGCCAACCAAAATGCGTGTTTTCACTTACGGGGGGCGGCTAAACCAGAAAGATACAACGATGAGTTCGCTGGACTCTATCAAGTACTACAAACGCTTTTTGAACGTGGGCTTTATGTCTATGGACCCCCGAAGCGGTTACGTCAAAGCCTGGGTTGGTGGTATTAATTTTAAACACCTGAAATACGACCACGTGCGGCAGGGTCGCCGGCAACCGGGGTCAACTTTTAAGCCTTTTGTTTATCTAACTGCGCTGGACAACAATTTCTTAACTCCCTGCGACCGCGTTACGGATCAACCCATCACGTTTGCTCCCTACGAAGATCACAATGGTCCAAGGTCCTGGACTCCGAACAACTCAACGGGTCACTATAGCTACCAGCCGCTTACCTTGCGCCAGGCCCTAGGTGGATCAGTTAACTCGGTCAGTGCTTATTTGATCAAGCAGGCTAAGTCGCAGACGGTTGTTGATTACGCGCGTAAACTTGGTATTGAAAGTCCATTACAGGCTAATCCAACGCTTTGTCTGGGTACGAGCGATGTCTCTGTTTATGAAATGGTAGCGGCTTATTGCACCTTCGTGAATGGAGGTTACCGGCTCAAACCCTTAACCATTCTTCGGATTGCCGACAAAAACGGGAATGTTTTGAAAGAGTTTTTCCCGGATACAAAGCTGGTTATCAATTCTAATACGGCCTATCAAATGTTGTATTTGATGCGAGGAGCCGTCGAAGATCCGAATGGTACGTCCCAGCGTCTTCGTCATCAATACAAACTAACGGAAGGTGGCAACGAAATTGCGGCTAAGACTGGAACAACATCCAGTTATTCAGATGGTTGGTTTATGGGAATGACGCAGCATTTGGTATCTGGCCTTTGGGTGGGCGGCGACGACCGAAGCATTCACTTCCGTGATATGGCTTTTGGGCAGGGCGCACGTCTTGCAATGCCCGCCTGGGCGCTTTACATGCAAAAAATCTACGGGGACAAAACGTTGCAAAAAGGACGTTATCCCTACGCCCGGGAGCCGTTCCGTAAACCTGATGGTTTCAATCTGGCACTTGATTGCGGCAGCAACACGTATATAGACTCTTCGCAACGCTATATCCCTCCTAAAGTGATCGAATCCGGCGAAGAGGAAATATTGAATTAA